The Streptomyces sp. SS1-1 genome has a segment encoding these proteins:
- a CDS encoding ectoine synthase yields the protein MIVRSFKEIEGTDRHVKSASGTWESKRIVLAKEGVGFSVHETILYAGTTTDMWYANHIEAVVCTKGDAELTDRETGEKYHITPGTMYLLNGHERHTLKVKEDFHCICVFNPPVTGREDHDENGVYPLLTEEV from the coding sequence GTGATCGTCCGTTCGTTCAAGGAGATCGAAGGCACCGACCGCCACGTGAAATCGGCGTCCGGCACCTGGGAGAGCAAGCGCATCGTCCTCGCCAAGGAGGGGGTCGGCTTCTCCGTGCACGAGACGATCCTGTACGCGGGCACGACGACCGACATGTGGTACGCCAACCACATCGAGGCCGTGGTCTGCACCAAGGGCGATGCCGAGCTGACCGACCGCGAGACCGGGGAGAAGTACCACATCACCCCCGGCACCATGTACCTCCTCAACGGCCACGAGCGGCACACGCTCAAGGTCAAGGAGGACTTCCACTGCATCTGCGTGTTCAACCCGCCCGTCACCGGACGGGAGGACCACGACGAGAACGGCGTCTACCCGCTGCTCACCGAGGAGGTGTGA
- the thpD gene encoding ectoine hydroxylase produces MTTTTHVTDLYPTRGATEVATPRQDPVVWGSPDTPGPVAAADLQALDRDGFLAIDQLIGPDEVAVYQRELERLVNDPDIRADERSIVEPKSKEIRSVFEVHKISEVFAKLVSDERVVGRARQILGSDVYVHQSRINVKPGFGASGFYWHSDFETWHAEDGLPNMRTISVSIALTENYDTNGGLMIMPGSHKTFLGCAGETPKDNYKKSLQMQDAGTPSDEALTKMASEYGIRLFTGKAGSATWFDCNCMHGSGDNITPFPRSNVFIVFNSVENAAVEPFAAPVRRPEFIGARDFTPVR; encoded by the coding sequence GTGACCACGACCACGCACGTCACCGATCTCTACCCGACCCGCGGTGCCACCGAGGTGGCCACCCCGCGGCAGGACCCCGTCGTCTGGGGCTCCCCGGACACGCCCGGCCCGGTCGCCGCCGCTGATCTGCAGGCCCTGGACCGCGACGGCTTCCTGGCCATCGACCAGCTGATCGGCCCGGACGAGGTCGCCGTCTACCAGCGCGAGCTGGAGCGCCTGGTGAACGACCCGGACATCCGCGCGGACGAGCGCTCCATCGTGGAGCCGAAGTCCAAGGAGATCCGGTCGGTCTTCGAGGTCCACAAGATCAGCGAGGTGTTCGCGAAGCTCGTGAGCGACGAGCGGGTCGTGGGCCGGGCCCGGCAGATCCTCGGCTCGGACGTCTACGTCCACCAGTCGCGGATCAACGTCAAGCCCGGCTTCGGGGCCAGCGGCTTCTACTGGCACTCCGACTTCGAGACCTGGCACGCCGAGGACGGCCTGCCGAACATGCGCACCATCTCGGTCTCGATCGCGCTGACGGAGAACTACGACACCAACGGCGGGCTCATGATCATGCCCGGCTCCCACAAGACCTTCCTCGGGTGTGCGGGAGAGACGCCGAAGGACAACTACAAGAAGTCGCTCCAGATGCAGGACGCGGGCACGCCGTCCGACGAGGCGCTGACCAAGATGGCGTCCGAGTACGGCATCAGGCTCTTCACGGGCAAGGCCGGTTCGGCGACCTGGTTCGACTGCAACTGCATGCACGGCTCCGGCGACAACATCACGCCGTTCCCGCGCAGCAACGTGTTCATCGTGTTCAACAGCGTGGAGAACGCCGCCGTGGAGCCGTTCGCGGCCCCGGTCCGGCGGCCGGAGTTCATCGGCGCGAGGGACTTCACCCCGGTGAGGTGA
- a CDS encoding aminotransferase class V-fold PLP-dependent enzyme, with protein METFESLVRAEFAPKNVYLNTASNGLLPARTVAALDRAARMRADGVALGSLYEDVEAVRASFARLAGVPVERVALGGSVAEYGALVAASLPEGAEVLTAEADFASLVNPFHMRGDLKVRSVPLERLAESVRPDTALVAVSSAQSADGRIADLAAVRRAARAHGARTYVDASQSLGWLPLDAAEDDFTAAVAFKWVLGPHGVAFFVAPEDFGGLTPLLAGWIAGEVPWESCYGPVQELAASARRFDISPSLFGLAGLRASLDLVERLGVDAIQAHDLALADRFRAGLARLGHAPVPAPGSAIVSVPGLGSRQGDLSRAGIEVSDRAGNLRAAFHLYNTAGDVDRLLDALSG; from the coding sequence ATGGAGACCTTCGAGAGCCTCGTCCGCGCAGAGTTCGCCCCGAAGAACGTCTATCTGAACACCGCCAGCAACGGCCTCCTCCCGGCCCGCACCGTCGCCGCCCTCGACCGGGCCGCGCGGATGCGGGCCGACGGCGTCGCGCTCGGCTCGCTGTACGAGGACGTCGAGGCGGTCCGGGCGTCCTTCGCCCGGCTGGCCGGGGTCCCCGTCGAGCGGGTCGCGCTCGGCGGTTCCGTCGCCGAGTACGGCGCGCTGGTCGCCGCCTCCCTGCCCGAGGGCGCCGAAGTCCTCACGGCCGAGGCCGACTTCGCCTCCCTGGTGAACCCGTTCCACATGCGCGGCGACCTCAAGGTGCGCTCCGTCCCGCTGGAGCGTCTCGCCGAGTCCGTCCGCCCGGACACCGCGCTCGTCGCCGTCAGCTCCGCGCAGTCCGCCGACGGGCGGATCGCCGACCTCGCCGCGGTGCGCCGCGCCGCCCGGGCCCACGGCGCCCGCACCTATGTCGACGCCTCCCAGTCGCTGGGCTGGCTGCCGCTGGACGCCGCCGAGGACGACTTCACCGCCGCCGTCGCCTTCAAGTGGGTCCTCGGCCCGCACGGCGTCGCCTTCTTCGTCGCCCCCGAGGACTTCGGCGGGCTGACGCCGCTGCTCGCCGGCTGGATCGCCGGGGAGGTGCCGTGGGAGAGCTGCTACGGCCCGGTCCAGGAACTCGCCGCTTCCGCGCGGCGGTTCGACATCAGCCCGTCCCTGTTCGGCCTCGCGGGGCTGCGCGCCTCCCTGGACCTGGTCGAGCGGCTGGGCGTGGACGCCATCCAGGCCCACGACCTCGCGCTGGCCGACCGCTTCCGCGCGGGTCTGGCCCGCCTCGGGCACGCCCCGGTGCCCGCGCCGGGTTCCGCCATCGTCTCCGTGCCCGGACTGGGCTCCCGGCAGGGCGACTTGAGCCGTGCGGGCATCGAGGTCTCCGACCGCGCGGGCAACCTGCGCGCCGCCTTCCACCTCTACAACACCGCCGGTGACGTCGACCGGCTGCTGGACGCCCTGTCCGGCTGA
- a CDS encoding GNAT family N-acetyltransferase → MIHDRLPVGRVIRPALPAELPDLVALHARARATYYPDGLPQDGTDWTAAWRTAVERPDGRVLCVVERGSLIGLASFRTPEGAPADLVKLYQFHVDPGHWRRGVGTALHRACVEEWTADRRGAAVLDVHVDNRRAQDFYARQGWRPDPDNPPADGDHHLNLRLTVPAA, encoded by the coding sequence ATGATCCATGACCGACTCCCGGTGGGCCGCGTGATCCGCCCCGCCCTCCCCGCGGAACTGCCCGACCTCGTCGCCCTGCACGCCCGTGCCCGCGCGACCTACTACCCGGACGGGCTCCCGCAGGACGGCACCGACTGGACCGCGGCCTGGCGCACCGCCGTCGAACGGCCCGACGGACGGGTGCTGTGCGTCGTCGAGCGGGGCAGCCTCATCGGCCTGGCCTCGTTCCGCACCCCCGAGGGAGCCCCCGCCGACCTGGTCAAGCTGTACCAGTTCCACGTCGACCCCGGGCACTGGCGCCGGGGCGTCGGCACCGCCCTGCACCGGGCCTGCGTCGAGGAGTGGACGGCCGACCGCCGCGGCGCGGCCGTCCTCGACGTGCACGTGGACAACCGGCGCGCCCAGGACTTCTACGCCCGCCAGGGCTGGCGGCCCGACCCGGACAACCCGCCCGCCGACGGCGACCACCACCTGAACCTGCGCCTCACCGTCCCCGCCGCCTGA
- a CDS encoding DsbA family oxidoreductase: MRVEIWSDIACPWCYVGKARFEKALAAFPHRDQVEVVHRSFELDPGRAKGDIQPVITMLTRKYGMSAEQARAGEENLGAQAAAEGLAYRTEGRDHGNTFDMHRLLHLAKRHGRQDELIQILYRANFAEERSVFAEGDDRLVELAAEAGLDADEVRRVLADPDAYADDVRADEREAAQLGANGVPFFVLDRAYGVSGAQPAEVFTQALTQAWGDRSPLTLLDTGDAEACGPDGCAVPQG, from the coding sequence ATGCGCGTCGAGATCTGGAGCGACATCGCCTGTCCGTGGTGCTACGTGGGCAAGGCCCGCTTCGAGAAGGCGCTCGCCGCCTTCCCGCACCGCGACCAGGTCGAGGTCGTCCACCGTTCCTTCGAACTGGACCCCGGGCGCGCCAAGGGCGACATCCAACCCGTGATCACCATGCTCACCAGGAAGTACGGCATGAGCGCCGAGCAGGCGCGGGCCGGCGAGGAGAACCTGGGCGCGCAGGCCGCCGCCGAGGGCCTCGCCTACCGCACCGAGGGCCGCGACCACGGCAACACCTTCGACATGCACCGCCTGCTGCACCTCGCCAAGCGGCACGGCCGCCAGGACGAACTGATCCAGATCCTGTACCGGGCGAACTTCGCCGAGGAGCGGTCCGTCTTCGCCGAGGGCGACGACCGTCTCGTGGAACTGGCCGCCGAAGCCGGACTCGACGCCGACGAGGTGCGCCGGGTGCTCGCCGACCCCGACGCCTACGCCGACGACGTACGCGCCGACGAGCGCGAGGCCGCCCAGCTCGGCGCCAACGGCGTCCCCTTCTTCGTGCTCGACCGCGCGTACGGCGTCTCCGGCGCCCAGCCCGCCGAGGTCTTCACCCAGGCGCTCACCCAGGCGTGGGGCGACCGCTCGCCGCTGACGCTCCTCGACACGGGTGACGCCGAGGCATGCGGCCCCGACGGGTGCGCTGTCCCGCAAGGCTGA